The following are from one region of the Flavobacteriaceae bacterium UJ101 genome:
- a CDS encoding putative HTH-type transcriptional regulator YdeP (Contains 1 HTH hxlR-type DNA-binding domain.): MVIKYNGKLFSCSTSIAMELIGGKWKSVILVHLIDGKKRYNELRKLIPTITERTLSLQLKQLEQDHLISRKAYTTKPPLKVEYALTPLGETLIPTLLSIAEWGRSIVDKKGELIEE, from the coding sequence ATGGTTATAAAATATAATGGTAAACTATTTTCTTGTAGTACAAGTATTGCAATGGAATTAATTGGGGGAAAATGGAAAAGTGTTATTCTAGTACATCTAATTGATGGTAAAAAACGTTATAACGAGCTGCGCAAATTAATCCCTACCATTACAGAACGCACTTTAAGTCTACAACTTAAACAGCTAGAACAGGATCATTTAATTTCACGAAAGGCATACACGACAAAGCCTCCATTAAAAGTTGAATATGCTCTTACTCCTCTTGGAGAAACGCTTATTCCTACTTTACTATCTATTGCCGAATGGGGTAGAAGTATCGTTGATAAAAAAGGAGAGCTTATTGAAGAATAA